One Tenrec ecaudatus isolate mTenEca1 chromosome 12, mTenEca1.hap1, whole genome shotgun sequence DNA segment encodes these proteins:
- the LOC142423075 gene encoding olfactory receptor 1F1-like, translated as MNRKNLSSVSEFLLLGLSWQPQQQQFLFVLFLSMYLATVLGNLLIILAISTDSRLHIPMYFFLSNLSFVDICFSSTTIPKMLANHILGSQSISFPGCLTQMYFLFMFADMDNFLLAVMAYDRFVAVCHPLHYTTKMAPQLCAMMVIGSWVAANLNVLLHTLLMARLSFCADNRIPHFFCDVAALLKLSCSDTQLNEMVILFEGGLIMTIPLVCILVSYVCITSAVLRVPSTKGKWKAFSTCGSHLAVVSLFYGTIIAVYFSPSSSHSAKSDTAATVMYTVVTPMLNPFIYSLRNKDLKGALRKGIGRKRFSTQ; from the coding sequence ATGAACAGGAAAAATCTGTCAAGTGTCTCCGAGTTCCTCCTCTTGGGGCTCTCGTGGCAGCCCCAGCAGCAGCAGTTCCTCTTCGTGCTCTTCCTGAGCATGTACCTGGCCACGGTCCTGGgaaacctgctcatcatccttGCCATCAGCACAGACTCCCGCCTGCACatccccatgtacttcttcctgagCAACCTCTCCTTTGTGGATATCTGTTTCTCCTCCACCACCATCCCCAAGATGCTGGCCAATCACATCCTTGGGAGTCAGTCTATCTCTTTCCCTGGGTGTCTTACCCAgatgtattttcttttcatgtttgCCGACATGGACAATTTCCTCCTGGCTGTGATGGCCTATGATCGCTTTGTTGCTGTGTGCCACCCCTTACACTACACAACAAAGATGGCCCCTCAGCTCTGTGCCATGATGGTCATTGGATCATGGGTTGCTGCCAACCTGAATGTCTTATTGCACACCCTGCTGATGGCTCGGCTCTCCTTCTGTGCAGACAACCGGATCCCCCACTTCTTCTGTGATGTAGCTGCTCTTCTGAAACtctcctgctctgacacacaaCTCAATGAGATGGTGATTCTGTTTGAGGGGGGCTTGATAATGACGATACCATTGGTTTGCATCTTGGTTTCCTATGTTTGCATCACTTCTGCTGTCCTGAGAGTCCCATCCACAAAGGGAAAGTGGAAAGCCTTCTCTACCTGTGGCTCCCACCTGGCTGTGGTGTCCCTCTTCTATGGTACCATCATTGCTGTGTATTTCAGCCCATCATCCTCCCACTCAGCTAAGTCAGACACAGCAGCCACTGTGATGTACACGGTGGTGACCCCCATGTTGAACCCTTTCATCTACAGCCTCAGGAATAAGGACCTGAAAGGGGCTCTGAGAAAAGGGATTGGGAGAAAGAGGTTTTCTacccaatga
- the LOC142423076 gene encoding olfactory receptor 1f45-like produces the protein MPMVRTNQSSVSVFILLGLSWQPQQQQFLFVLFLSMYLATVLGNLLIILAISTDARLHTPMYFFLSNLSFVDVCFSSTAVPKMLVNHVLGSQTISYSGCFTQLYFLIVFAYMDNFLLAVMAYDRYVAVCYPLHYTTKMTHQLCALMVTLSWVIASLHALLHTVLMAQLSFCADKTIPHFFCDVVPLRKLSCSDTHLNDMMILIVAGLLMIAPFICILISYGLIACAVLKVPSTKGKWKAFSTCGSHLAVVSLFYGTIIAVYFKPSSSHSAMTDTPATLLYTVVTPMLNPFIYSLRNKDLKGALRKVIGMKR, from the coding sequence ATGCCCATGGTCCGGACAAACCAGTCGAGTGTCTCtgtgttcatcctcctggggctCTCGTGGCAGCCCCAGCAGCAGCAGTTCCTCTTCGTGCTCTTCCTGAGCATGTACCTGGCCACAGTCCTGGGcaacctgctcatcatcctggccatcagCACAGACGCCCGCctgcacacccccatgtacttcttcctcagcaACCTGTCTTTCGTGGATGTCTGCTTCTCCTCCACCGCTGTCCCCAAGATGCTGGTCAATCACGTCCTTGGTAGTCAGACGATCTCCTACTCTGGGTGTTTCACACAGCTgtattttcttattgtgtttGCCTACATGGACAATTTCCTCCTGGCTGTGATGGCCTATGATCGCTATGTTGCTGTGTGCTACCCCTTACACTATACAACAAAGATGACCCATCAGCTCTGTGCCCTGATGGTCACTTTGTCTTGGGTTATTGCCAGTCTgcatgctctgttgcacaccgtaCTGATGGCTCAACTGTCATTCTGTGCAGACAAAACAATCCCTCACTTCTTCTGTGATGTGGTTCCTCTCCGGAAACTCTCCTGTTCGGACACACACCTCAATGACATGATGATTCTTATCGTAGCAGGGCTGTTAATGATTGCTCCTTTTATTTGCATCCTCATCTCATACGGCCTTATTGCATGTGCAGTTCTGAAGGTGCCATCCACAAAGGGAAAATGgaaagccttctccacctgtggcTCCCACCTGGCTGTGGTGTCCCTCTTCTATGGCACCATCATTGCTGTGTATTTCAAACCTTCATCTTCCCACTCAGCAATGACTGATACCCCAGCAACTTTGTTGTACACAGTGGTAACTCCCATGCTAAACCCTTTCATCTACAGCTTAAGGAACAAGGACTTGAAAGGGGCTCTGAGAAAGGTGATTGGGATGAAAAGGTAG